One genomic segment of Drosophila melanogaster chromosome 3R includes these proteins:
- the Pi4KIIalpha gene encoding phosphatidylinositol 4-kinase II alpha, isoform B, whose translation MPKNNIKSFLSQVPLPNAIAAKYQEPSEPRDDEQPTTSKDALESSSSVPSASAAYACICCEHKCPLEKDFLESQSDKEGDPPFLVNSPSMARDSKDTVTVQIAAPRCNCANCPLRNLYDPLFSEIVAKAEGAIENGVLPERIYQGSSGSYFVKDASHQCLAVFKPKDEEPYGRLNPKWTKWMHKLCCPCCFGRACLIPNQGYLSESGASLVDRKLNLNVVPKTRVVRLVAESFNYARIDRQKAKLKKRIKEHYPSAHFNRMSLPLKTGSFQLFVEGYKDADYWLRRFESEPLPPSVAKSFQLQFERLVVLDYIIRNTDRGNDNWLIKYVAPKITTQVGGTGGRTMHGVVTPKLPNALGASKIVDLNEPPQASPKPTTGGRPSNHLAGGAATSAQQDSSSLASSEDEPSSRSPPTSEPDWNVVNSAFIRIAAIDNGLAFPFKHPDSWRAYPYHWAWLPQAKIPFSEEIKEQVLPQLSDMNFVEEICTELLYLFQQDRGFDKRLFERQMSVMRGQILNLTQALRDGKSPVQLVQMPAVIVERSSGSRFFSFTQRFQNKSPFFSWC comes from the exons ATGCCGAAAAACAACATTAAGTCGTTTCTCAGCCAGGTGCCGTTGCCGAACGCTATAGCAGCCAAGTACCAAGAGCCAAGCGAACCAAGAGACGATGAGCAGCCCACGACAAGCAAGGATGCGCTGGAGAGCAGCTCCTCGGTGCcctccgcctccgccgcctACGCCTGCATCTGTTGCGAGCACAAGTGCCCGCTGGAGAAGGATTTCTTGGAGTCGCAGTCGGACAAGGAGGGCGATCCGCCCTTTCTGGTGAACTCACCGTCGATGGCGCGTGACTCCAAAGACACAGTAACCGTTCAAATCGCGGCTCCGCGCTGCAATTGTGCCAACTGCCCGCTGAGGAACCTCT ATGACCCGCTTTTCTCGGAGATCGTGGCGAAGGCGGAGGGGGCCATCGAGAATGGTGTGCTGCCCGAGCGCATTTACCAGGGTAGCAGTGGTTCCTACTTTGTCAAGGATGCCTCCCAT CAATGCCTGGCCGTATTTAAGCCAAAGGACGAGGAACCCTATGGCAGACTGAATCCGAAGTGGACGAAATGGATGCATAAGCTGTGCTGCCCGTGTTGTTTTGGCCGAGCTTGCTTGATTCCCAATCAGGG GTACCTCTCCGAATCAGGAGCCAGCTTGGTTGATCGAAAACTCAATCTGAATGTGGTTCCAAAGACGCGAGTGGTCAGATTGGTTGCCGAGAGCTTTAACTACGCACGCATTGATCGACAGAAGGCCAAGCTGAAGAAGCGCATTAAAGAGCACTATCCGTCGGCTCACTTCAACCGAATGAGCCTTCCTCTAAAG ACTGGCTCCTTTCAGCTCTTCGTGGAGGGTTACAAGGATGCGGACTATTGGCTGCGGCGCTTTGAAAGCGAACCCTTGCCGCCTTCAGTGGCGAAGTCGTTCCAACTGCAGTTCGAGCGCCTCGTCGTGCTCGATTATATCATACGCAACACGGACCGTGGCAACGACAACTGGCTGATCAAGTACGTGGCCCCTAAGATCACGACCCAGGTGGGAGGCACTGGCGGCAGAACTATGCACGGAGTTGTGACCCCCAAATTGCCCAATGCGTTGGGGGCTTCAAAAATCGTTGACCTAAACGAGCCGCCGCAGGCTAGCCCGAAACCGACTACTGGTGGTCGCCCTTCGAACCACCTAGCGGGTGGAGCAGCCACAAGTGCACAGCAAGATAGCAGCAGTTTGGCCAGCAGCGAAGATGAACCCTCGTCGAGATCCCCCCCTACGTCGGAACCCGATTGGAATGTGGTGAACTCGGCCTTCATTCGGATCGCTGCCATCGACAATGGTCTCGCTTTTCCCTTCAAGCATCCGGACTCTTGGCGAGCTTATCCCTACCATTGGGCCTGGTTGCCACAGGCGAAAATTCCGTTTAGCGAAGAAATCAAGGAGCAGGTGCTGCCGCAGTTGTCAGATATGAACTTTGTAGAGGAGATCTGCACGGAGTTGTTGTACCTCTTCCAGCAGGATCGCGGCTTTGACAAGCGTCTCTTCGAGCGCCAGATGTCGGTGATGCGGGGCCAGATTCTAAATCTCACACAGGCACTGAGGGATGGCAAGTCGCCGGTGCAACTGGTCCAGATGCCAGCGGTGATTGTCGAGCG ATCAAGTGGCAGTCGTTTCTTCTCTTTTACGCAGCGCTTCCAAAATAAGAGCCCTTTCTTCTCTTGGTG CTAA
- the Pi4KIIalpha gene encoding phosphatidylinositol 4-kinase II alpha, isoform F, which yields MRIFVLRTNFFNDPLFSEIVAKAEGAIENGVLPERIYQGSSGSYFVKDASHQCLAVFKPKDEEPYGRLNPKWTKWMHKLCCPCCFGRACLIPNQGYLSESGASLVDRKLNLNVVPKTRVVRLVAESFNYARIDRQKAKLKKRIKEHYPSAHFNRMSLPLKTGSFQLFVEGYKDADYWLRRFESEPLPPSVAKSFQLQFERLVVLDYIIRNTDRGNDNWLIKYVAPKITTQVGGTGGRTMHGVVTPKLPNALGASKIVDLNEPPQASPKPTTGGRPSNHLAGGAATSAQQDSSSLASSEDEPSSRSPPTSEPDWNVVNSAFIRIAAIDNGLAFPFKHPDSWRAYPYHWAWLPQAKIPFSEEIKEQVLPQLSDMNFVEEICTELLYLFQQDRGFDKRLFERQMSVMRGQILNLTQALRDGKSPVQLVQMPAVIVERSSGSRFFSFTQRFQNKSPFFSWC from the exons ATGCGAATCTTCGTTCTACGCACAAACTTTTTTA ATGACCCGCTTTTCTCGGAGATCGTGGCGAAGGCGGAGGGGGCCATCGAGAATGGTGTGCTGCCCGAGCGCATTTACCAGGGTAGCAGTGGTTCCTACTTTGTCAAGGATGCCTCCCAT CAATGCCTGGCCGTATTTAAGCCAAAGGACGAGGAACCCTATGGCAGACTGAATCCGAAGTGGACGAAATGGATGCATAAGCTGTGCTGCCCGTGTTGTTTTGGCCGAGCTTGCTTGATTCCCAATCAGGG GTACCTCTCCGAATCAGGAGCCAGCTTGGTTGATCGAAAACTCAATCTGAATGTGGTTCCAAAGACGCGAGTGGTCAGATTGGTTGCCGAGAGCTTTAACTACGCACGCATTGATCGACAGAAGGCCAAGCTGAAGAAGCGCATTAAAGAGCACTATCCGTCGGCTCACTTCAACCGAATGAGCCTTCCTCTAAAG ACTGGCTCCTTTCAGCTCTTCGTGGAGGGTTACAAGGATGCGGACTATTGGCTGCGGCGCTTTGAAAGCGAACCCTTGCCGCCTTCAGTGGCGAAGTCGTTCCAACTGCAGTTCGAGCGCCTCGTCGTGCTCGATTATATCATACGCAACACGGACCGTGGCAACGACAACTGGCTGATCAAGTACGTGGCCCCTAAGATCACGACCCAGGTGGGAGGCACTGGCGGCAGAACTATGCACGGAGTTGTGACCCCCAAATTGCCCAATGCGTTGGGGGCTTCAAAAATCGTTGACCTAAACGAGCCGCCGCAGGCTAGCCCGAAACCGACTACTGGTGGTCGCCCTTCGAACCACCTAGCGGGTGGAGCAGCCACAAGTGCACAGCAAGATAGCAGCAGTTTGGCCAGCAGCGAAGATGAACCCTCGTCGAGATCCCCCCCTACGTCGGAACCCGATTGGAATGTGGTGAACTCGGCCTTCATTCGGATCGCTGCCATCGACAATGGTCTCGCTTTTCCCTTCAAGCATCCGGACTCTTGGCGAGCTTATCCCTACCATTGGGCCTGGTTGCCACAGGCGAAAATTCCGTTTAGCGAAGAAATCAAGGAGCAGGTGCTGCCGCAGTTGTCAGATATGAACTTTGTAGAGGAGATCTGCACGGAGTTGTTGTACCTCTTCCAGCAGGATCGCGGCTTTGACAAGCGTCTCTTCGAGCGCCAGATGTCGGTGATGCGGGGCCAGATTCTAAATCTCACACAGGCACTGAGGGATGGCAAGTCGCCGGTGCAACTGGTCCAGATGCCAGCGGTGATTGTCGAGCG ATCAAGTGGCAGTCGTTTCTTCTCTTTTACGCAGCGCTTCCAAAATAAGAGCCCTTTCTTCTCTTGGTG CTAA
- the Pi4KIIalpha gene encoding phosphatidylinositol 4-kinase II alpha, isoform A, with product MSGARDQTDPPLLQLEDEVDLIGDFAKDQPPPRNQLSPLLNGFESTSNQLTTKVEINTVGMGKRKTRRRGKKAREPMLLSVDDEDDEEEAQEERNHTNGLPPGEESAGGDAVIQKPQLDNLVMHYDDQIDDEDGEEAVLLKRSSNPRNQRLKGSAEDSIDSSSQQPPIICHIAPAKVASSALTSPLKTTSHTALARHPHDEADDICLVPEIDFEGMSTDAGSDNRESQPLLGGGNASHGSRISELLGGLGRGHDHVEFVSNTFGDDPLFSEIVAKAEGAIENGVLPERIYQGSSGSYFVKDASHQCLAVFKPKDEEPYGRLNPKWTKWMHKLCCPCCFGRACLIPNQGYLSESGASLVDRKLNLNVVPKTRVVRLVAESFNYARIDRQKAKLKKRIKEHYPSAHFNRMSLPLKTGSFQLFVEGYKDADYWLRRFESEPLPPSVAKSFQLQFERLVVLDYIIRNTDRGNDNWLIKYVAPKITTQVGGTGGRTMHGVVTPKLPNALGASKIVDLNEPPQASPKPTTGGRPSNHLAGGAATSAQQDSSSLASSEDEPSSRSPPTSEPDWNVVNSAFIRIAAIDNGLAFPFKHPDSWRAYPYHWAWLPQAKIPFSEEIKEQVLPQLSDMNFVEEICTELLYLFQQDRGFDKRLFERQMSVMRGQILNLTQALRDGKSPVQLVQMPAVIVERSSGSRFFSFTQRFQNKSPFFSWC from the exons ATGAGCGGCGCTCGGGATCAGACGGATCCCCCGCTGCTCCAGCTCGAGGACGAGGTGGATCTCATCGGGGACTTTGCCAAGGACCAACCTCCGCCCAGAAACCAACTGTCTCCGCTTTTAAATGGCTTCGAGTCGACAAGCAACCAGTTGACCACCAAAGTTGAG ATCAACACCGTCGGCATGGGCAAACGCAAGACAAGGAGAAGAGGGAAAAAGGCGCGGGAACCCATGCTACTGTCGGTGGACGACGAGGATGACGAGGAAGAGGCGCAAGAGGAGAGGAACCACACCAACGGGCTGCCGCCAGGCGAGGAGAGTGCCGGCGGCGATGCTGTTATTCAGAAACCGCAACTGGATAACTTGGTCATGCATTACGACGACCAGATCGACGACGAAGATGGCGAAGAAGCTGTGCTGCTGAAGAGAAGCTCAAACCCGCGCAACCAAAGACTCAAAGGTAGCGCTGAGGATAGCatcgacagcagcagccaacaGCCACCGATTATTTGTCACATCGCACCCGCGAAGGTAGCCTCATCTGCATTGACATCTCCGCTGAAAACCACTTCGCACACTGCTCTCGCCCGTCATCCGCATGACGAGGCCGACGACATCTGCCTGGTGCCAGAAATCGACTTCGAGGGCATGTCCACGGACGCCGGCAGCGACAACCGGGAGTCACAGCCGCTCTTGGGGGGAGGCAATGCCAGTCACGGAAGTCGCATCAGCGAGCTTTTGGGCGGACTAGGACGCGGGCACGATCATGTGGAGTTTGTATCGAACACATTTGGCG ATGACCCGCTTTTCTCGGAGATCGTGGCGAAGGCGGAGGGGGCCATCGAGAATGGTGTGCTGCCCGAGCGCATTTACCAGGGTAGCAGTGGTTCCTACTTTGTCAAGGATGCCTCCCAT CAATGCCTGGCCGTATTTAAGCCAAAGGACGAGGAACCCTATGGCAGACTGAATCCGAAGTGGACGAAATGGATGCATAAGCTGTGCTGCCCGTGTTGTTTTGGCCGAGCTTGCTTGATTCCCAATCAGGG GTACCTCTCCGAATCAGGAGCCAGCTTGGTTGATCGAAAACTCAATCTGAATGTGGTTCCAAAGACGCGAGTGGTCAGATTGGTTGCCGAGAGCTTTAACTACGCACGCATTGATCGACAGAAGGCCAAGCTGAAGAAGCGCATTAAAGAGCACTATCCGTCGGCTCACTTCAACCGAATGAGCCTTCCTCTAAAG ACTGGCTCCTTTCAGCTCTTCGTGGAGGGTTACAAGGATGCGGACTATTGGCTGCGGCGCTTTGAAAGCGAACCCTTGCCGCCTTCAGTGGCGAAGTCGTTCCAACTGCAGTTCGAGCGCCTCGTCGTGCTCGATTATATCATACGCAACACGGACCGTGGCAACGACAACTGGCTGATCAAGTACGTGGCCCCTAAGATCACGACCCAGGTGGGAGGCACTGGCGGCAGAACTATGCACGGAGTTGTGACCCCCAAATTGCCCAATGCGTTGGGGGCTTCAAAAATCGTTGACCTAAACGAGCCGCCGCAGGCTAGCCCGAAACCGACTACTGGTGGTCGCCCTTCGAACCACCTAGCGGGTGGAGCAGCCACAAGTGCACAGCAAGATAGCAGCAGTTTGGCCAGCAGCGAAGATGAACCCTCGTCGAGATCCCCCCCTACGTCGGAACCCGATTGGAATGTGGTGAACTCGGCCTTCATTCGGATCGCTGCCATCGACAATGGTCTCGCTTTTCCCTTCAAGCATCCGGACTCTTGGCGAGCTTATCCCTACCATTGGGCCTGGTTGCCACAGGCGAAAATTCCGTTTAGCGAAGAAATCAAGGAGCAGGTGCTGCCGCAGTTGTCAGATATGAACTTTGTAGAGGAGATCTGCACGGAGTTGTTGTACCTCTTCCAGCAGGATCGCGGCTTTGACAAGCGTCTCTTCGAGCGCCAGATGTCGGTGATGCGGGGCCAGATTCTAAATCTCACACAGGCACTGAGGGATGGCAAGTCGCCGGTGCAACTGGTCCAGATGCCAGCGGTGATTGTCGAGCG ATCAAGTGGCAGTCGTTTCTTCTCTTTTACGCAGCGCTTCCAAAATAAGAGCCCTTTCTTCTCTTGGTG CTAA
- the CG2931 gene encoding uncharacterized protein, translating into MGTKRRNIEDELSRFEAEISKPPARNLFVPNQVRPIIAANTYQNSQHKLQHHQGNGGSRLTVPPPPMPPPPTFMSTFVPTGSGGGSSKAMSATPVVLSSAPKLYQCRQSVHVPTVAAAPSIDINAVSFDVTQKLKKLKAEKSGPNPIAEEAIKAARASSALQSFQTTERKKKDRKTVRIAGGTVWEDTSLADWPDDDFRIFCGDLGNDVNDEVLTRTFNKFPSFQRARVVRDKRTGKSKGFGFVSFREPADFIRAMKEMDGRYVGSRPIKLRKSTWRQRSLDVVKKKEREKQVLLQAFNSMT; encoded by the coding sequence ATGGGTACAAAGCGTCGCAACATCGAGGATGAGCTCTCACGCTTCGAGGCGGAGATCTCGAAGCCCCCCGCCCGCAATCTCTTCGTGCCCAACCAGGTGCGCCCGATCATAGCCGCCAATACGTACCAAAACTCGCAGCACAAGCTGCAGCATCACCAGGGCAATGGAGGATCGCGTCTGACCGTACCCCCGCCCCCGATGCCGCCTCCACCCACGTTTATGTCCACCTTCGTGCCTACGGGCAGTGGAGGTGGTTCTTCCAAGGCTATGTCTGCCACTCCCGTAGTCCTGAGCAGCGCCCCCAAACTTTATCAGTGCCGGCAGTCTGTGCACGTGCCCACCGTGGCCGCCGCGCCCTCCATCGACATCAACGCCGTCTCTTTTGACGTAACGCAGAAGCTGAAGAAGCTCAAGGCGGAAAAGTCTGGACCCAATCCCATTGCAGAGGAGGCCATTAAGGCAGCGCGCGCATCATCGGCGCTGCAATCCTTCCAGACAACAGAGCGGAAAAAGAAAGACCGCAAGACGGTGCGTATCGCTGGCGGCACCGTGTGGGAGGATACTTCGCTGGCTGACTGGCCCGACGATGACTTCCGCATCTTTTGTGGTGACTTGGGAAACGACGTCAACGACGAGGTCCTGACCCGGACCTTCAACAAGTTCCCCTCGTTTCAGCGGGCCCGTGTGGTGCGGGACAAGCGCACGGGCAAGAGCAAGGGATTTGGCTTCGTGAGCTTCAGAGAACCGGCCGACTTTATACGGGCCATGAAGGAGATGGACGGCCGCTATGTGGGCAGCCGGCCTATCAAACTGCGCAAGAGCACGTGGCGACAACGCAGTCTTGACGTAGTTAAGAAAAAGGAGCGCGAAAAACAGGTGCTTCTGCAGGCCTTCAATTCCATGACTTGA
- the Pi4KIIalpha gene encoding phosphatidylinositol 4-kinase II alpha, isoform E, whose amino-acid sequence MSRLSSSSRENFIPQVFTICQDLQGDFNDNFDFIDDPLFSEIVAKAEGAIENGVLPERIYQGSSGSYFVKDASHQCLAVFKPKDEEPYGRLNPKWTKWMHKLCCPCCFGRACLIPNQGYLSESGASLVDRKLNLNVVPKTRVVRLVAESFNYARIDRQKAKLKKRIKEHYPSAHFNRMSLPLKTGSFQLFVEGYKDADYWLRRFESEPLPPSVAKSFQLQFERLVVLDYIIRNTDRGNDNWLIKYVAPKITTQVGGTGGRTMHGVVTPKLPNALGASKIVDLNEPPQASPKPTTGGRPSNHLAGGAATSAQQDSSSLASSEDEPSSRSPPTSEPDWNVVNSAFIRIAAIDNGLAFPFKHPDSWRAYPYHWAWLPQAKIPFSEEIKEQVLPQLSDMNFVEEICTELLYLFQQDRGFDKRLFERQMSVMRGQILNLTQALRDGKSPVQLVQMPAVIVERSSGSRFFSFTQRFQNKSPFFSWC is encoded by the exons ATGTCGCGCTTGTCGAGCAGCAGTCGCGAAAACTTCATACCGCAAGTGTTTACCATTTGCCAGGACTTGCAGGGCGATTTCAACGACAACTTTGATTTCATAG ATGACCCGCTTTTCTCGGAGATCGTGGCGAAGGCGGAGGGGGCCATCGAGAATGGTGTGCTGCCCGAGCGCATTTACCAGGGTAGCAGTGGTTCCTACTTTGTCAAGGATGCCTCCCAT CAATGCCTGGCCGTATTTAAGCCAAAGGACGAGGAACCCTATGGCAGACTGAATCCGAAGTGGACGAAATGGATGCATAAGCTGTGCTGCCCGTGTTGTTTTGGCCGAGCTTGCTTGATTCCCAATCAGGG GTACCTCTCCGAATCAGGAGCCAGCTTGGTTGATCGAAAACTCAATCTGAATGTGGTTCCAAAGACGCGAGTGGTCAGATTGGTTGCCGAGAGCTTTAACTACGCACGCATTGATCGACAGAAGGCCAAGCTGAAGAAGCGCATTAAAGAGCACTATCCGTCGGCTCACTTCAACCGAATGAGCCTTCCTCTAAAG ACTGGCTCCTTTCAGCTCTTCGTGGAGGGTTACAAGGATGCGGACTATTGGCTGCGGCGCTTTGAAAGCGAACCCTTGCCGCCTTCAGTGGCGAAGTCGTTCCAACTGCAGTTCGAGCGCCTCGTCGTGCTCGATTATATCATACGCAACACGGACCGTGGCAACGACAACTGGCTGATCAAGTACGTGGCCCCTAAGATCACGACCCAGGTGGGAGGCACTGGCGGCAGAACTATGCACGGAGTTGTGACCCCCAAATTGCCCAATGCGTTGGGGGCTTCAAAAATCGTTGACCTAAACGAGCCGCCGCAGGCTAGCCCGAAACCGACTACTGGTGGTCGCCCTTCGAACCACCTAGCGGGTGGAGCAGCCACAAGTGCACAGCAAGATAGCAGCAGTTTGGCCAGCAGCGAAGATGAACCCTCGTCGAGATCCCCCCCTACGTCGGAACCCGATTGGAATGTGGTGAACTCGGCCTTCATTCGGATCGCTGCCATCGACAATGGTCTCGCTTTTCCCTTCAAGCATCCGGACTCTTGGCGAGCTTATCCCTACCATTGGGCCTGGTTGCCACAGGCGAAAATTCCGTTTAGCGAAGAAATCAAGGAGCAGGTGCTGCCGCAGTTGTCAGATATGAACTTTGTAGAGGAGATCTGCACGGAGTTGTTGTACCTCTTCCAGCAGGATCGCGGCTTTGACAAGCGTCTCTTCGAGCGCCAGATGTCGGTGATGCGGGGCCAGATTCTAAATCTCACACAGGCACTGAGGGATGGCAAGTCGCCGGTGCAACTGGTCCAGATGCCAGCGGTGATTGTCGAGCG ATCAAGTGGCAGTCGTTTCTTCTCTTTTACGCAGCGCTTCCAAAATAAGAGCCCTTTCTTCTCTTGGTG CTAA
- the CG14671 gene encoding uncharacterized protein, isoform A, whose amino-acid sequence MSIQRSEKEAAGQLLDDLYLDMFHLVEEHTQCRINLERCNASGAILLARTRFQHGGSQCVSTAQIPTENSAEFNALCRVVDSTDGVCIERQAVDKSKGFVEPLHWFSVLPPMSLRNAVNKFKDCIELVAESTNLQRQLGEALDSITKLRRSALLS is encoded by the exons ATGAGCATTCAAAGAAGCGAAAAGGAGGCCGCGGGCCAGCTACTGGATGACTTGTACCTGGACATGTTCCACCTCGTTGAGGAGCACACCCAGTGTCGGATAAATTTGGAGCGATGTAACGCCAGTGGGGCGATTCTCCTGGCCCGCACTAGATTTCAGCACGGAGGCAGCCAGTGCGTGTCCACGGCCCAGATTCCCACGGAGAACAGTGCCGAGTTTAACGCCCTCTGCCGGGTCGTGGACTCCACGGATGGCGTCTGCATCGAGCGACAGGCGGTTGACAAGTCCAAGGGCTTCGTGGAGCCCCTGCATTGGTTCTC GGTACTGCCACCGATGAGCTTGCGCAATGCTGTTAACAAGTTCAAGGACTGCATAGAGCTGGTCGCCGAGAGCACTAATCTGCAGCGGCAGCTAGGAGAAGCGCTGGATTCGATCACAAAGCTGCGAAGGAGTGCCCTGCTTAGCTAG
- the CG12746 gene encoding uncharacterized protein, isoform B yields MTASKEGQESRRTLSDSSAEDVRNTGSRTRTNDDEMWRNELAMNTDSSSVQPEKREERSHRTGNSNAKLSDAVDVVLRVLLVITFFKLETMTAFKREIHEEELWLYKNPRRPDIVRGGELLFWVIVAPFLVTIAFYWYTRDRRDFRAASWAWTLALCMNGIPTSVLKITVGRPRPDYFYRCFPDGVMVLNTTSNGVDTSILDFNCTGLPGDINEGRKSFPSGHSSFAFASFGFIAYYIGAKLHAFDSRGRGHTWRLCIAVIPLFIALLVAVSRTCDYHHHWQDVTIGGLIGLFAGYISYTQYYPSIFCPDAGIPLVRWPSREGSQYQRLSGKDDNGSRGPHHLDGGDAVRRPLLADKEESKWY; encoded by the exons atgaCTGCGAGCAAGGAAGGTCAAGAATCCAGGCGAACCCTCAGCGACAGTTCCGCAGAGGACGTCAGGAATACAGGATCGAGGACCAGGACCAACGACGACGAAATGTGGCGCAATGAACTTGCTATGAACACGGACAGCAGCTCCGTTCAGCCAGAAAAGCGAGAGGAACGAAGCCACAGAACAGGAAACTCTAATGCGAAGCTCAGCGATGCCGTAGATGTTGTTCTTCGCGTTCTCCTCGTCATTACCTTCTT CAAGTTGGAGACGATGACAGCATTCAAACGGGAAATCCACGAGGAAGAGCTGTGGCTATACAAGAACCCAAGGCGACCGGACATTGTCAGGGGCGGGGAGCTGCTCTTCTGGGTGATAGTGGCTCCCTTTCTGGTCACTATCGCCTTCTACTGGTACACAAGAGACAGGCGGGACTTTAGAGCCGCCAGCTGGGCCTGGACACTGGCCCTGTGCATGAACGGCATCCCAACGAGCGTACTAAAGATAACAGTGGGGCGGCCCAGGCCCGACTATTTTTACCGCTGCTTTCCCGATGGCGTGATGGTGCTTAACACAACGTCAAATGGCGTGGACACCTCCATCCTGGATTTCAATTGCACAGGGCTTCCGGGCGACATAAACGAAGGCCGCAAGAGCTTCCCCAGCGGACACTCGTCGT TCGCCTTTGCGAGTTTCGGTTTCATTGCCTATTACATTGGCGCCAAGCTGCACGCCTTTGATAGCCGGGGACGCGGCCACACCTGGCGGCTCTGCATCGCTGTGATACCTCTGTTTATCGCACTGCTGGTTGCAGTTAGTCGCACCTGCGACTACCACCACCACTGGCAGGATGTGACCATCGGCGGGCTGATTGGCCTGTTTGCAGGCTATATAAGCTACACACAATACTATCCCTCCATCTTCTGCCCTGATGCCGGCATACCACTGGTCAGGTGGCCCAGCAGAGAGGGAAGCCAGTACCAGCGACTGTCTGGAAAGGACGACAATGGCAGTCGTGGTCCCCACCATCTCGATGGTGGGGATGCGGTGCGGAGACCTCTGCTCGCTGACAAGGAGGAGTCCAAATGGTACTAA
- the Rheb gene encoding Ras homolog enriched in brain, isoform A, whose protein sequence is MPTKERHIAMMGYRSVGKSSLCIQFVEGQFVDSYDPTIENTFTKIERVKSQDYIVKLIDTAGQDEYSIFPVQYSMDYHGYVLVYSITSQKSFEVVKIIYEKLLDVMGKKYVPVVLVGNKIDLHQERTVSTEEGKKLAESWRAAFLETSAKQNESVGDIFHQLLILIENENGNPQEKSGCLVS, encoded by the exons ATGCCAACCAAGGAGCGCCACATAGCCATGATGGGCTACCGATCAGTGG GCAAATCGTCGCTATGCATACAGTTCGTGGAGGGCCAGTTCGTGGACTCCTATGACCCCACCATTGAGAACA CCTTCACCAAGATCGAGCGTGTAAAGTCGCAAGACTACATCGTAAAGCTCATCGACACGGCGGGCCAGGACGAGTACAGCATATTCCCGGTGCAGTACAGCATGGATTACCACGGCTACGTCCTGGTGTACTCGATAACCAGCCAAAAGTCTTTTGAGGTGGTGAAGATCATATACGAAAAACTGCTCGACGTAATGGGCAAGAAATA TGTACCTGTGGTGTTGGTCGGCAACAAGATCGATCTCCACCAGGAACGAACCGTTTCCACGGAGGAAGGCAAGAAGCTGGCCGAGTCCTGGCGAGCTGCATTTCTCGAAACGTCCGCCAAACAGAACGAG TCCGTGGGAGATATATTCCATCAGCTACTGATCCTCATCGAAAACGAGAACGGCAATCCCCAGGAGAAGAGCGGTTGTCTTGTATCGTAG